One window of Paralichthys olivaceus isolate ysfri-2021 chromosome 20, ASM2471397v2, whole genome shotgun sequence genomic DNA carries:
- the rfx5 gene encoding DNA-binding protein RFX5, whose amino-acid sequence MSEDQRHQRAEASRRGEVGLEAGEGDTEPSMLQQRLKNNISKSVQTKVDEILQDVQRFSDNDKLYLYLQLPSGPSSGDKSVGDSSSFNTADQLHTCNWIRSHLEEHSDTCLPKQDVYETYKRYCENLQHRPLSAANFGKIIRDIFPNIKARRLGGRGQSKYCYSGIRRKTVLNMPLLPNLDLKNDPAELTELVQTYKQEVTEAACELICDWAQKILKRSFDTVVEVARYLIQEHIVNPRCSQAELVTSAALAGGPAKPHKVIKKALVVSKAESDGVADQKKEPGELSSLKLPSGDKSATTKPSSLDTPPPPSSSSSSCLRPAVEAFMKQLPRILPRSSIPDKTQLSVRSSPPSLAPKDASGVGGASGPGGPAAAAAASGGGVKVIAMATGGPVPVMILPQGCLSYEREKVAPPPTPPLPPQNPLAAPTSVVQKARGNVTKRPLEVVMSAGASGVCGGSAANAHPVKRKRGRPRKPRPEDTLLALPPPTSAALPPQPPPSAPPSHPPIITSLTGGVIQKACSSSSSSQPVLGLVIQDQPGLVVSQLPAVSEHRGVVVQCQPGGVSEPERHSRPLLLLQTPGNPSWELAASGRTPMVEVIQKAPRPSNNNSSALAPLPAAHLPPPLPMPMLHEERGEVEIMLTPVELHVNPPLPLHSSSSSAAPASSPSISSSMGGRGQEEEGVRRETSTSSKREGH is encoded by the exons ATGTCAGAGGACCAGCGGCACCAGCGGGCCGAAGCCTCCCGGCGGGGGGAGGTCGGTCTGGAGGCGGGGGAGGGTGACACAGAGCCCAGCATGTTGCAGCagagactgaaaaacaacatcTC aaaGAGCGTTCAGACCAAAGTGGATGAGATCCTG cAAGATGTCCAGCGTTTCTCTGACAACGACAAGCTGTACCTGTACCTCCAGCTGCCCTCAGGACCCAGCTCCGGAGACAAGAG tgtTGGTGACTCCAGCTCGTTCAACACAGCCGACCAGCTTCACACCTGTAACTGGATCCGCAGTCACCTGGAGGAGCACTCAGACACCTGCCTTCCCAAACAGGACGTCTATGAGACATACAA GAGATACTGTGAGAACCTGCAGCATCGACCTCTGAGCGCCGCCAACTTCGGGAAGATCATCAGAGACATTTTCCCCAACATCAAGGCCCGACGGCTCGGGGGCAGAGGACAATCCAA ATACTGTTACAGCGGCATCAGGAGGAAGACTGTGCTCAACATGCCTTTGCTGCCAAACCTGGATCTGAAGAATGACccg GCGGAGCTGACGGAGCTCGTTCAGACctacaaacaggaagtgacagaggCTGCATGTGAGCTGATCTGTGATTGGGCGCAGAAGATCCTGAAGCGTTCCTTCGACACAGTGGTGGAGGTCGCTCGTTATCTGATCCAGGAGCACATTGTAAACCCTCGCTGCAGCCAGGCGGAGTTGGTCACCTCCGCAGCGCTCGCAG GAGGTCCAGCCAAACCACATAAGGTCATCAAGAAAGCTCTGGTTGTTTCTAAAGCTGAGTCAGACGGAGTTGCAGATCAGAAG AAGGAGCCTGGAGAATTGTCCTCACTGAAGCTGCCGTCTGGAGACAAATCAGCCACCACCAAGCCCTCCTCCCTGGACACTCcgcctcctccttcttcctcctcctcttcctgtctgcGCCCTGCG GTGGAGGCGTTCATGAAGCAGTTACCCAGAATCCTCCCCCGTAGCTCAATCCCTGATAAAACCCAGCTCTCTGTCCGCTCGTCTCCGCCCTCTCTGGCGCCAAAAGACGCCTCGGGAGTTGGAGGAGCATCTGGACCTGGAGGCCcggctgctgccgctgctgccaGCGGTGGTGGAGTTAAGGtcattgccatggcaacaggtggCCCTGTTCCGGTGATGATCTTGCCTCAGGGCTGCCTGTCCTATGAAAGAGAGAAGGTCGCCCCACCCCCAacacctccacttcctccacagAACCCCCTAGCAGCCCCAACCTCTGTGGTCCAGAAAGCTCGAGGGAATGTCACCAAGCGCCCCCTGGAGGTGGTGATGTCAGCTGGTGCATCAGGCGTCTGTGGTGGCTCTGCTGCCAACGCTCATCCAGTGAAACGGAAACGTGGCCGACCAAGAAAACCTCGGCCTGAGGACACGCTGcttgctcttcctcctccaacttctgctgctcttcctcctcagcccccaccctctgcccctccctcccaccctcctATCATCACCTCCCTGACCGGTGGCGTCATCCAGAAAGCatgctcttcctcttcttcctcgcAGCCAGTATTAGGGCTGGTGATCCAGGATCAGCCTGGCCTTGTTGTGAGTCAGCTGCCGGCGGTGTCAGAGCACCGTGGCGTGGTGGTACAGTGTCAGCCGGGTGGGGTGTCTGAGCCAGAACGCCACAGTcgaccgctgctgctgctccagactCCAGGGAACCCTAGCTGGGAGCTGGCAGCATCAGGACGtacaccgatggtggaggtgatCCAGAAAGCTCCAAGACCAAGCAATAACAACAGCAGTGCCCTCGCTCCTCTCCCTGCAGCCCACcttccccctccccttcccatgCCCATGCTACACGAGGAGCGGGGGGAGGTGGAAATAATGTTGACGCCGGTGGAGCTGCACGTCAACCCGCCGTTGCCTCTCCacagctcttcctcctctgcggCTCCCGCCTCCTCACCGTCTATCTCCTCCTCCATGGGGGGGAGGGgccaggaggaggaaggggtgCGACGAGAGACCAGCACCTCctcaaagagagagggacattag